The following proteins are co-located in the Clostridiales bacterium genome:
- a CDS encoding anaerobic ribonucleoside-triphosphate reductase activating protein: protein MNISGIVKSSLIDYPGLISCVIFVPGCNYTCFYCHNRQLVDGSHVLLSPRYVMDFLEKRAGLLDGAVISGGEPTLQAGLLPFLTSLKQLGYQVKLDTNGSNPHIIEALIHSNLCNYFAVDYKAPATRYPSICGMDSDASKVLKTLEILLDNEVPFEVRTTVFPELGAEDLMVMAQELPVVPRYVLNRYRPPEKFLPEDELRIRRKAPTPEELQFFAACVSAYQPNVFI from the coding sequence ATGAATATTTCTGGCATCGTTAAAAGTTCACTGATCGATTATCCCGGTCTGATCTCTTGCGTGATTTTCGTTCCGGGGTGTAATTACACATGCTTTTACTGCCACAATCGCCAGTTGGTTGACGGCAGCCATGTGCTGCTTTCTCCCCGCTATGTGATGGATTTTCTAGAAAAAAGAGCAGGTCTGCTGGACGGTGCCGTTATTTCCGGGGGAGAGCCTACGCTTCAGGCGGGGCTGCTCCCCTTTCTCACCAGCTTAAAACAACTAGGATATCAGGTCAAGCTTGATACCAATGGATCTAATCCACATATTATCGAAGCATTGATTCACAGCAATCTCTGCAATTATTTCGCTGTGGACTATAAAGCACCGGCCACACGTTATCCCAGCATTTGCGGGATGGATTCCGATGCATCGAAAGTACTTAAAACCCTTGAGATCCTTCTGGACAATGAAGTTCCTTTTGAAGTCAGAACTACAGTATTTCCAGAATTGGGCGCAGAAGATCTGATGGTTATGGCACAGGAGCTTCCCGTCGTTCCCCGCTATGTACTGAATCGATACAGGCCCCCAGAGAAATTTCTTCCGGAGGATGAGCTTCGCATCAGAAGAAAAGCCCCTACACCAGAGGAGCTTCAATTTTTTGCTGCCTGCGTTTCTGCATATCAGCCAAATGTTTTTATCTGA